A genome region from Candidatus Saganbacteria bacterium includes the following:
- the fusA gene encoding elongation factor G has protein sequence MKQYTAEKIKNIVMLGHAGSGKTSTAEAMLFDSGATQRMGSVVEGNTVTDFDAEEIKRKNSVRLSLAPFEYKDYKVNLIDVPGFADFVGEAISGISAADSAIFVACAVTGLGVGAHEFWRLADEKNLPRIIFINKMDKERADYYTTLDVLRESFGKDVVPVYIPIGKEASFSGVVDVLNKKAYKFENGKSSEIPIPEDMNGPVEKYRDMLIEEVVEIDEALLEKFMNNEEISDAQIAEAFQKSVDHKQIYPVLCGSAAKNIGINLLAEAAEHWLPGADEIKLQGLDGSERKPAKDEAFSGYIFSTMIEPHVGELSFVRVLSGALNHSSSVYNSSKNTSERVGQLFFLRGKNREETQSATAGDIVALPKLKSTATGDTLCDQNRQIVYRPAAYPEPILSIAVKPKSKADQEKMGTALNSLTHEDPTFKVSHNIETKETIISGMGDVHLEVMLERVKKRFGVEIEAGAPRIPYRETIRGKAKGQGKYKKQSGGRGQYGDCWLDIEPLPRGRGFVFVDKIVGGAIPKNYIPSIEKGIKETMITGVIAGYQVMDVKITLCDGSYHEVDSSDMAFKIAGSMGFKKTFNDAIPIILEPIMNLEINVPDDCVGDIVSDINKRRGKILGMDQAASKHTIVKTTVPFAEASKYASDLRSISRGRGYFSSKFSHYEEAPAKTQQELRTKYEQLKAAGELREMA, from the coding sequence ATGAAGCAATACACCGCAGAAAAGATCAAGAACATCGTCATGCTCGGCCACGCGGGCAGCGGGAAGACTTCGACGGCGGAAGCGATGCTTTTTGATTCGGGGGCGACACAAAGGATGGGAAGCGTGGTGGAAGGGAACACTGTCACGGACTTTGACGCCGAAGAAATAAAAAGAAAGAACAGTGTCAGGCTGAGCCTCGCGCCGTTTGAATATAAGGATTATAAGGTCAATCTCATAGACGTTCCCGGATTTGCGGATTTTGTCGGAGAAGCGATATCGGGGATATCCGCCGCCGACTCCGCGATATTTGTCGCCTGCGCCGTCACGGGCCTTGGAGTCGGCGCTCACGAATTCTGGAGGCTCGCGGACGAAAAAAATCTGCCGAGGATCATTTTCATCAACAAGATGGATAAGGAAAGGGCGGACTATTATACGACGCTTGATGTATTGCGGGAATCTTTCGGCAAAGACGTGGTCCCTGTCTATATACCTATAGGAAAAGAAGCTTCGTTTTCAGGGGTCGTCGATGTCCTGAACAAAAAAGCGTATAAGTTCGAGAACGGAAAATCCTCGGAGATACCCATCCCTGAAGACATGAACGGCCCGGTCGAAAAATACCGCGACATGCTCATCGAAGAGGTAGTGGAGATCGACGAGGCCCTGCTTGAAAAATTCATGAACAACGAGGAGATAAGCGACGCGCAGATAGCCGAGGCTTTTCAGAAAAGCGTGGACCACAAGCAGATCTATCCCGTTCTTTGCGGGAGCGCCGCGAAGAACATCGGAATAAACCTGCTTGCCGAAGCCGCGGAGCACTGGCTGCCGGGAGCGGACGAAATAAAGCTGCAGGGACTTGACGGCAGCGAAAGAAAACCGGCAAAGGACGAAGCTTTTTCGGGATATATCTTTTCCACGATGATCGAGCCCCATGTCGGAGAGTTGTCTTTTGTCCGGGTGTTGTCCGGGGCGCTCAATCACTCAAGCTCGGTATACAATTCCTCGAAGAACACGTCCGAGAGGGTGGGGCAGCTGTTTTTTTTAAGAGGGAAGAACAGGGAAGAGACCCAGTCCGCGACGGCCGGGGACATCGTGGCGCTGCCGAAATTAAAAAGCACCGCCACGGGCGATACGCTTTGCGACCAGAACAGGCAGATCGTCTACAGGCCGGCCGCGTATCCAGAACCGATATTATCGATCGCGGTCAAACCAAAGTCCAAGGCCGACCAGGAAAAAATGGGCACGGCCCTGAATTCGCTGACGCATGAGGACCCTACTTTCAAAGTTTCGCATAACATCGAGACCAAAGAGACGATAATTTCCGGAATGGGCGATGTCCATCTTGAGGTGATGCTTGAACGTGTCAAAAAGAGGTTCGGCGTGGAGATCGAAGCAGGCGCACCGAGGATCCCTTACAGAGAAACGATCAGGGGAAAGGCGAAAGGCCAGGGAAAATACAAGAAACAATCGGGCGGCCGCGGGCAGTACGGCGACTGCTGGCTCGATATAGAGCCTCTGCCGAGAGGGAGGGGTTTTGTTTTTGTCGACAAGATCGTGGGGGGAGCCATCCCGAAAAACTATATCCCGTCCATCGAAAAAGGAATAAAGGAAACGATGATAACCGGAGTGATCGCCGGCTATCAGGTGATGGACGTCAAAATAACGCTGTGCGACGGTTCTTATCACGAGGTGGATTCATCGGACATGGCCTTCAAGATAGCGGGTTCCATGGGATTCAAAAAGACCTTCAACGACGCGATACCGATAATACTTGAGCCGATAATGAACCTGGAGATAAACGTGCCTGACGACTGCGTCGGCGATATTGTCTCCGACATAAATAAAAGAAGAGGAAAGATACTCGGAATGGACCAGGCGGCGTCAAAGCACACGATAGTAAAGACCACCGTGCCGTTCGCGGAGGCCTCAAAATACGCGTCAGACCTGCGGTCGATAAGCCGCGGGAGGGGATATTTTTCATCAAAATTCTCCCACTACGAAGAGGCGCCCGCAAAGACCCAGCAGGAACTCAGGACAAAATACGAGCAGCTGAAAGCGGCGGGGGAACTGAGAGAGATGGCGTAA
- a CDS encoding glycoside hydrolase family 57 protein yields the protein MSTRQPLSVAFVWHMHQPFYKDLVTHEYFLPWVRLHAIKDYYDMVAYLDRYPKIRSVFNIVPSLFTQIEDYVNGTAKDKFMIMSLKHPEELSHEEKIFILKNFFMANWDTMIKPYPRYNDLLLKRGRFVTLHDISQVAARFSSQELLDLQVWFNLAWFGAVYKQNNPAIKGLLEKGKNYNEDDKKILFEKQIEIMRLILPKYKQLQESGQIEVTVTPFCHPILPLLCNGSVARVSDPGITLPKYNFSYPEDAKRQVKDAVAYYKKNFGADPEGMWPSEGSVSEDIIPIIAGEGIKWIATDEEILSSTLKKKLSAAELFTPYIVEKDGSQLTIIFRDHRISDDLGFVYAKWAPRDAAADIVGKLHKIADVLPDDGRNYLVSIILDGENAWEYYQNNGKDFFDNLYSMLSNDHRLQTVRVKDFLKENPPSSRLQNLFPGSWINHNFNIWIGHSEDNLAWDHLYKAREALCKAENAPHIAWDELAVAEGSDWNWWYGNDHSSDNDEDFDILFRKHLINIYRLIGQEHPKQLESPIKQMKVVKPTREPVYLIEPIIDGEVSNYYEWLSAGLYSVDQFRGAMHQIETVIRNIYYGFSTDTLYIRIDTAIELNCTENPELKSVSFEVNISKPKQYKIELSCDEKCEKRVAVFKLGQSGQFEKKSGISTFAVKKIIEIGVPFSVLEIRQGDEVQLNVSVKKDCRELESWPKGGIINFKAPDEDYLASSWFV from the coding sequence ATGTCAACAAGACAACCTTTGAGCGTTGCGTTCGTCTGGCATATGCACCAGCCCTTTTACAAAGACCTGGTGACGCACGAATATTTCCTTCCCTGGGTCAGGCTCCACGCGATAAAAGATTATTACGACATGGTCGCGTACTTGGATAGATATCCCAAAATAAGATCTGTGTTCAATATTGTCCCTTCTCTCTTCACGCAGATAGAGGATTATGTGAACGGCACGGCGAAAGACAAGTTCATGATCATGTCCCTGAAGCATCCCGAAGAACTCAGTCACGAAGAAAAGATCTTCATCCTCAAGAATTTTTTCATGGCCAACTGGGACACGATGATAAAACCGTACCCGAGATATAATGACCTTCTGCTTAAAAGGGGCCGCTTCGTGACGCTGCACGATATAAGCCAGGTGGCGGCGCGTTTTTCAAGCCAGGAGCTTCTTGACCTCCAGGTCTGGTTCAACCTGGCCTGGTTCGGCGCGGTCTACAAGCAGAACAATCCCGCGATAAAGGGACTTCTTGAAAAAGGGAAGAACTATAACGAGGATGACAAGAAAATACTTTTTGAAAAACAGATCGAGATAATGAGACTGATCCTCCCGAAATACAAACAGCTGCAGGAGTCGGGGCAGATAGAAGTGACCGTGACCCCTTTCTGCCACCCGATACTGCCTTTGCTCTGCAACGGCTCGGTCGCCAGGGTATCGGACCCGGGGATCACACTCCCTAAATACAATTTTTCTTATCCCGAGGACGCAAAAAGGCAGGTGAAGGACGCGGTCGCGTATTATAAAAAGAATTTCGGGGCGGACCCCGAAGGGATGTGGCCTTCCGAAGGCTCGGTGTCGGAAGACATAATCCCGATAATCGCGGGCGAGGGGATAAAATGGATCGCGACCGACGAGGAAATATTGAGCAGCACTTTAAAAAAGAAATTATCCGCGGCGGAACTTTTCACTCCTTATATCGTCGAAAAGGACGGCTCTCAACTGACGATAATATTCCGCGACCACAGGATATCCGACGACCTCGGATTTGTCTATGCCAAATGGGCCCCGAGGGACGCGGCCGCGGATATCGTCGGAAAATTACACAAGATAGCGGATGTTCTGCCCGATGACGGCAGGAATTACCTCGTGAGCATCATCCTGGACGGTGAGAACGCCTGGGAATACTACCAGAACAACGGCAAGGATTTCTTTGACAACTTGTATTCCATGCTTTCAAACGATCATAGATTGCAGACGGTAAGGGTGAAGGACTTCTTAAAAGAAAATCCGCCGTCAAGCAGGCTCCAAAATCTTTTCCCCGGGTCATGGATCAATCATAACTTCAATATATGGATAGGCCACAGCGAGGACAATCTGGCCTGGGACCACCTGTACAAAGCAAGAGAAGCTCTTTGCAAAGCGGAGAACGCTCCTCATATCGCGTGGGATGAGCTGGCAGTGGCGGAAGGATCCGACTGGAACTGGTGGTACGGCAACGATCACAGCAGCGATAATGATGAAGACTTCGATATTCTTTTCAGAAAACATCTGATCAATATTTACCGTCTGATCGGGCAGGAGCATCCAAAACAGCTTGAGTCGCCGATAAAACAGATGAAGGTCGTAAAACCGACGAGAGAGCCGGTCTACCTGATCGAGCCGATAATCGACGGAGAGGTGTCGAATTATTATGAATGGCTGTCTGCCGGGCTGTACAGCGTGGACCAGTTCAGGGGCGCGATGCACCAGATCGAAACAGTAATAAGAAATATATATTATGGTTTCAGTACAGACACTCTGTATATCAGGATCGACACGGCGATAGAGTTGAATTGCACAGAAAATCCTGAACTGAAGTCAGTGTCGTTTGAAGTGAACATATCAAAGCCTAAACAATATAAAATAGAACTGTCATGCGACGAAAAATGCGAAAAAAGAGTCGCGGTCTTCAAGCTGGGCCAATCAGGACAGTTCGAAAAGAAGAGCGGAATAAGCACGTTTGCCGTGAAAAAGATCATCGAGATCGGCGTGCCGTTCTCCGTTCTGGAGATCAGGCAGGGGGACGAGGTCCAGCTGAACGTTTCAGTGAAAAAAGACTGCAGGGAGCTTGAAAGCTGGCCAAAGGGCGGGATAATAAACTTCAAGGCGCCTGACGAGGATTATTTAGCATCGAGCTGGTTCGTATAG
- a CDS encoding DUF1926 domain-containing protein encodes MKKINFLFAVHCHQPVGNFEGVIEDAYQKSYLPFINVLEKFPSIRITVHYTGVLLSWFRKKHPEFLKRLNALAKKGRIEILTGGYYEPILSVIPERDRTSQIRKQTAFTKEHLGYDPKGAWLAERIWEPGLVKSLSDAGVKFTALDDYHFISAGLEENELKGYFVTEDQGCTLDVFPISKKLRYLMPFKLPHETIDHLREIATESGDLAAVIADDGEKFGVWPGTHKWVYEERWLELFFGLLEQESGWIKTMTFSEYREKYPAKGRIYIPTASYFEMMGWSLFLNAGKKFDKIENEIKASGNYDRYQQFFKGGFWRNFFVKYPESNNMHKKMLLVSRKTENAAKNLSIDTEKIRDELMQGQCNCAYWHGVFGGLYLNYLRHAVYEHLIKAENLADDIIHQGGKWLEAEIEDFDKDGEDEILVSTQLMNLYFDPDKGGTLIELDYRPKCFNLLNTFSRREEVYHKEILKPELHQLTLTGTAGGAASIHDAVRVKEIGLQDHLNYDWYRRACFIEHFLAEDTTLENFSKSRYRELGDFVDQPYVGEVSYGRNEVSVILTRDGHVKKNGDRIPVRVSKTFLITSENTDMEVKWEIKNLSDKPVDLWFGVEYNFSLLAGNAPDRYYLIDGKKPDDPKLASYGQTSDIYEVNLIDKWSGISIIIDAGKRSDLWRFPIETVSQSEGGFERTYQGSCLLSHLKMNLPANSSQEYSVKFKIKEGAR; translated from the coding sequence ATGAAAAAAATAAACTTTCTGTTCGCGGTCCACTGCCACCAGCCCGTGGGGAATTTCGAGGGCGTGATAGAGGACGCTTATCAAAAGTCATATCTGCCGTTTATCAATGTCCTTGAGAAATTCCCGTCCATCAGGATAACGGTCCACTACACGGGCGTGCTGCTTTCCTGGTTCAGAAAAAAACACCCGGAGTTCCTGAAAAGATTGAACGCGCTGGCAAAAAAAGGGCGTATAGAGATATTGACGGGCGGATATTACGAGCCGATCCTTTCGGTCATTCCCGAACGGGACAGGACGAGCCAGATCCGGAAACAGACGGCGTTCACGAAAGAACATCTGGGATATGATCCGAAGGGAGCCTGGCTTGCCGAGCGTATCTGGGAGCCCGGTCTCGTAAAAAGCCTGAGCGACGCGGGGGTAAAGTTCACGGCGCTCGATGATTACCATTTTATAAGCGCGGGGCTCGAAGAGAACGAGCTGAAAGGTTATTTTGTCACCGAAGACCAGGGATGCACTTTGGACGTGTTCCCTATAAGTAAAAAACTCCGGTACCTGATGCCGTTCAAGCTGCCGCATGAGACCATCGATCATTTAAGGGAGATCGCGACGGAAAGCGGCGACCTTGCCGCGGTGATCGCGGATGACGGCGAGAAATTCGGGGTATGGCCCGGGACGCATAAATGGGTCTATGAAGAGCGCTGGCTCGAATTGTTCTTCGGTCTTCTGGAGCAGGAGAGCGGCTGGATAAAAACGATGACGTTCTCCGAGTACAGGGAAAAATATCCCGCGAAAGGGCGTATCTATATTCCCACGGCTTCGTATTTCGAGATGATGGGATGGTCCCTTTTTCTGAACGCGGGGAAGAAGTTCGACAAGATAGAGAACGAGATAAAAGCTTCCGGCAATTACGACAGGTACCAGCAGTTCTTTAAAGGCGGTTTCTGGAGGAATTTCTTCGTGAAATACCCGGAAAGCAACAACATGCACAAGAAAATGCTGCTGGTGTCAAGAAAGACCGAGAATGCAGCGAAGAATTTATCGATCGATACGGAAAAGATCCGCGATGAACTGATGCAGGGGCAATGCAACTGCGCCTACTGGCACGGAGTTTTCGGCGGTCTCTACTTAAATTACCTGAGGCACGCGGTGTATGAACATCTGATAAAAGCGGAGAACCTGGCGGACGATATCATCCACCAGGGCGGAAAATGGCTGGAAGCGGAGATCGAGGATTTTGACAAGGACGGGGAAGACGAGATACTGGTCAGCACGCAGCTGATGAATTTATATTTTGACCCCGACAAGGGCGGCACCCTCATTGAACTTGATTACAGGCCCAAATGTTTCAACCTGCTCAACACTTTTTCAAGAAGGGAAGAAGTCTACCATAAAGAGATCTTAAAACCGGAACTTCACCAGCTGACCCTCACCGGCACGGCCGGCGGCGCGGCGAGCATTCATGACGCGGTCAGAGTAAAAGAGATCGGCCTTCAGGACCACCTGAACTATGACTGGTACAGGAGAGCCTGTTTTATCGAGCATTTTCTTGCGGAAGACACGACGCTTGAAAACTTTTCAAAAAGCAGGTACAGGGAGCTCGGAGATTTTGTCGACCAGCCTTATGTCGGAGAGGTCTCTTACGGCAGGAACGAGGTCTCGGTCATCCTGACAAGGGACGGACACGTCAAAAAGAACGGTGACAGGATACCCGTCAGGGTGTCAAAGACATTCCTTATAACTTCCGAAAATACGGATATGGAAGTGAAATGGGAGATAAAGAACCTGAGCGACAAGCCCGTCGACCTGTGGTTCGGCGTGGAATATAACTTCTCGCTTTTAGCGGGCAACGCGCCGGACAGATACTACCTGATAGACGGCAAAAAACCGGACGATCCAAAGCTCGCGAGTTATGGACAGACTTCTGATATATACGAAGTCAATTTGATTGACAAATGGAGCGGAATAAGTATAATTATAGATGCGGGAAAACGGTCTGACCTCTGGAGATTTCCTATCGAGACGGTCTCTCAATCCGAAGGAGGATTCGAGAGGACGTATCAGGGGTCTTGTCTATTGTCCCATTTGAAGATGAACTTGCCCGCTAACAGCTCTCAGGAATATTCGGTCAAATTTAAGATAAAGGAAGGAGCTCGGTAA
- the galT gene encoding galactose-1-phosphate uridylyltransferase, which translates to MPELRKDPISDRWVVISTERGRRPSDFKAGEEKSGKEEAKTCPFCEGNETKTPKEIIAYRKPGTAADTPGWLVRVMPNKFPALVIEGEVNRTGIGIFDMMSGIGAHEVIVETPRHNESIPDMDDPQVEKVLWAYKERIRDLERDKRFRYVLVFKNYGEAAGASLSHSHSQLIATPITPRYIKMELTNSRQYFVEKERCIFCDLIRQELSYGERIVAENENFVVFTPFASRFPFEVWLLPRKHYYGFTEMNEEETKQCARMLKDILTRLKKCLYDPPYNYVVHTAPNVLTRPGRPDYWGTIQYDFHWHIEIIPRLTKVAGFEWGSGLYINPTPPEEAAKYLREIM; encoded by the coding sequence ATGCCTGAACTCAGGAAAGACCCTATTTCGGACAGATGGGTGGTGATATCGACGGAAAGAGGCAGAAGACCGTCGGATTTCAAGGCCGGCGAGGAGAAAAGCGGCAAGGAAGAGGCCAAGACCTGCCCGTTCTGCGAGGGGAACGAAACCAAGACCCCGAAAGAAATAATCGCTTACAGAAAACCGGGGACCGCGGCCGACACTCCGGGCTGGCTTGTGCGCGTGATGCCGAATAAATTCCCGGCGCTCGTGATAGAGGGAGAGGTCAACAGGACCGGCATAGGGATATTTGACATGATGAGCGGCATCGGCGCGCACGAAGTCATAGTTGAAACACCCAGGCATAATGAGTCCATCCCTGACATGGATGATCCGCAGGTGGAAAAGGTCCTTTGGGCTTATAAAGAGAGGATAAGGGACCTTGAAAGGGATAAAAGGTTCAGGTATGTGCTCGTGTTCAAGAATTACGGGGAGGCGGCGGGCGCGTCGCTTTCACACTCGCACTCCCAGCTGATCGCCACTCCGATAACCCCAAGGTACATAAAAATGGAGCTTACCAACTCGCGGCAGTATTTTGTGGAGAAAGAGCGCTGCATCTTCTGCGACCTGATAAGACAGGAGCTTTCTTACGGGGAGAGGATAGTCGCTGAGAACGAGAATTTTGTGGTCTTCACGCCGTTCGCCTCGAGGTTCCCTTTCGAGGTCTGGCTGCTCCCGAGGAAGCATTATTACGGGTTCACGGAGATGAACGAGGAAGAGACAAAGCAGTGCGCCAGGATGCTGAAGGATATCCTCACACGGCTGAAAAAATGCCTTTATGACCCGCCGTATAACTATGTCGTCCACACCGCCCCGAATGTCCTTACAAGACCGGGAAGGCCCGATTACTGGGGTACGATACAATATGATTTTCACTGGCATATAGAGATAATCCCGAGGCTTACAAAAGTCGCGGGATTCGAATGGGGATCAGGGCTGTACATAAATCCGACGCCGCCGGAAGAAGCGGCAAAATATCTCAGGGAGATCATGTAA
- a CDS encoding DUF4912 domain-containing protein gives MAESSKPKRTRAKSAAPKKMAAPKAEGIKKPRQRKTQKKVSPVVQQTEKSVQNIPQEKSRVEESKYYAGPVIQKFFEDKGYELPAGYGDARITLMVRDPYWIHAYWELADWKLEELKSMMGHDNFSRSKKMLRVYDVTDIKFTGVNANKSYDIDVSHDARNWYINPGDPNRSYCVDIGFLDPHGKFFVAARSNVVSTPRDSMSDVIDEEWLTIDWERMYALSGGFGIGKSSGEIKELLKKRLREEMSSGFMGWSGSITARPEKAKDFWLVANTELIVYGATEPDAKVSIQGLPVKLRHDGTFSMRFALPDGRQEIPIEAISRDGNLKRSIHKTVEKRTK, from the coding sequence ATGGCAGAGAGTTCTAAACCGAAAAGAACCAGAGCAAAATCAGCCGCGCCGAAAAAAATGGCAGCCCCGAAAGCGGAAGGCATAAAAAAACCGCGGCAGAGGAAGACACAAAAAAAAGTCTCCCCGGTTGTTCAACAGACCGAAAAATCAGTCCAGAATATCCCGCAGGAAAAATCAAGGGTAGAAGAAAGCAAGTATTACGCGGGTCCGGTCATACAAAAATTTTTCGAGGATAAAGGATATGAACTCCCGGCGGGCTACGGAGACGCGCGCATAACGCTGATGGTCCGCGATCCTTACTGGATCCACGCTTACTGGGAGCTGGCAGACTGGAAACTTGAGGAGTTGAAGTCCATGATGGGACATGATAATTTCTCAAGGTCAAAAAAGATGCTGCGCGTATATGATGTCACAGATATTAAGTTTACAGGGGTCAACGCGAACAAATCATATGATATAGATGTTTCTCACGACGCGAGGAACTGGTACATAAATCCCGGCGACCCCAACAGAAGCTACTGTGTAGATATCGGCTTCCTCGACCCGCACGGAAAGTTCTTTGTAGCCGCGCGCTCGAATGTCGTCTCGACCCCCAGGGACAGCATGTCCGATGTCATAGACGAGGAATGGCTGACAATAGACTGGGAAAGGATGTACGCGCTTTCGGGAGGGTTCGGCATAGGAAAATCATCAGGCGAGATAAAAGAGCTCCTGAAAAAAAGATTAAGGGAAGAGATGTCCTCGGGTTTTATGGGATGGAGCGGTTCGATCACGGCAAGGCCGGAGAAGGCAAAAGATTTCTGGCTGGTCGCAAATACCGAGCTGATCGTTTACGGCGCGACAGAACCTGACGCAAAGGTCTCCATTCAGGGTCTGCCCGTAAAACTGCGGCATGACGGGACGTTCTCCATGAGGTTCGCACTTCCCGACGGCAGGCAGGAGATACCGATAGAGGCCATCAGCAGGGACGGAAACCTGAAGAGGTCAATACACAAGACAGTGGAAAAACGGACCAAGTGA
- a CDS encoding DUF1957 domain-containing protein: protein MEKGYLSLVLHAHLPYVRHPEFHDFMEEDWFYEAITETYIPLINVFEGLIKDNVPFKITVSFSPTLLAMFRDPLLQERYIEHINKLIELSYKEIERTRFEPQFNNLAHMYKDKFENARHVFCDKYRRDLTKAFKWFNETGSVEVITCGATHGFLPLMETAPEAARAQVKIAASYFREVFGRSPLGIWFPECGYNPGHDKFLNEENIRYFFVDTHGVLHASPRPKYGVFAPIYTKNGVAAFGRDVESSKAVWSAKEGYPGDCNYRDFYRDVGFDLDFDYIKPYIHSDGLRINTGIKYYKITGPTDHKEPYNRHWALEKAADHAGNFLFNRQKQAEFLCDYMEKKPIIISPYDAELYGHWWFEGPDWLNFLIRKIAYDQDIIRLTTPAQYLEENPRNQVSTPSMSSWGWKGYSEYWLEGSNDWIYRYLHKAAERMTEIANQNKGAYGQMERALKQAARELILAQASDWAFIMKAGTVVEYAVKRTKDHIERFTKLYEMIKANNIDEGYLSDIESKDNLFPNIDFRVYCS, encoded by the coding sequence ATGGAAAAGGGCTATCTTTCACTTGTCCTTCATGCCCACCTTCCGTATGTCAGGCATCCGGAGTTCCATGATTTTATGGAAGAGGACTGGTTTTACGAGGCTATCACCGAGACTTACATCCCGCTTATAAACGTATTTGAGGGCCTGATAAAGGACAATGTCCCGTTCAAGATCACTGTTTCTTTTTCTCCCACTCTTCTTGCCATGTTCCGCGATCCTCTTCTGCAGGAACGCTACATCGAGCATATCAACAAGCTGATAGAGCTTTCATATAAAGAAATAGAGCGGACGAGGTTCGAGCCGCAGTTCAACAATCTCGCGCACATGTACAAGGATAAATTCGAAAATGCCAGACACGTGTTCTGCGACAAATACCGGAGGGACCTGACGAAGGCGTTTAAATGGTTCAACGAAACGGGCAGCGTCGAAGTGATCACCTGCGGTGCGACGCACGGTTTCCTCCCCCTGATGGAAACAGCCCCGGAAGCGGCAAGAGCGCAGGTAAAGATCGCGGCCTCTTATTTCAGGGAAGTTTTCGGCAGAAGCCCTCTCGGCATATGGTTCCCGGAATGCGGATATAATCCGGGGCACGACAAGTTTTTGAACGAAGAGAACATCAGATACTTTTTTGTGGACACACACGGAGTGCTCCACGCCTCTCCCAGGCCCAAGTACGGAGTATTCGCGCCAATATATACAAAAAACGGCGTCGCGGCTTTCGGGCGTGATGTCGAATCATCCAAGGCTGTCTGGAGCGCTAAAGAAGGGTACCCGGGAGACTGTAATTACCGTGATTTCTACCGCGACGTGGGATTTGACCTGGACTTCGATTATATAAAACCGTATATTCATTCTGACGGGTTAAGGATAAACACCGGGATCAAATATTATAAAATAACCGGCCCCACGGACCACAAGGAACCTTACAACAGGCACTGGGCTCTTGAAAAGGCAGCCGACCACGCGGGCAACTTTTTGTTCAACAGGCAGAAACAGGCAGAGTTCCTCTGCGATTACATGGAGAAAAAACCGATCATAATATCGCCTTATGACGCGGAACTGTACGGCCACTGGTGGTTCGAAGGGCCTGATTGGCTCAACTTTTTGATAAGGAAGATAGCGTATGATCAGGACATCATAAGGCTGACGACCCCTGCTCAGTATCTTGAGGAGAATCCGAGGAACCAGGTCTCAACTCCTTCCATGAGCAGCTGGGGGTGGAAAGGGTATTCGGAATACTGGCTTGAAGGGAGCAACGACTGGATTTACAGGTACCTGCACAAAGCCGCGGAGAGGATGACGGAGATCGCAAATCAAAATAAAGGCGCTTACGGTCAGATGGAACGGGCACTAAAACAAGCGGCAAGAGAATTGATCCTTGCGCAGGCAAGCGACTGGGCATTCATCATGAAGGCCGGGACCGTTGTTGAGTACGCAGTTAAAAGGACAAAAGACCATATCGAACGGTTCACAAAGCTTTACGAGATGATCAAAGCAAATAATATCGATGAAGGTTATCTTTCAGATATAGAATCAAAGGATAATCTATTTCCGAATATTGATTTTAGGGTTTACTGCTCTTAA
- a CDS encoding ORF6N domain-containing protein — protein sequence MEKNVEKSDSKALIPIEIIENKIFLVRGQKVMFDKDLAILYDITTFNLNKAVSRNLDRFPGDFMFRLNKEEYDNLIFHFGISSWGGIRKLPRAFTEHGILMLSSVLRSDRAILVNIAIMRAFVKLRQMVSNNKELVHKLNELERKIEKHDEDIIAIFNAIRQLMKEEIKPKGKIGFL from the coding sequence ATGGAAAAGAATGTCGAAAAATCCGACAGTAAGGCATTGATCCCGATTGAGATCATAGAAAATAAGATCTTTTTGGTCAGAGGACAAAAAGTCATGTTCGATAAGGACTTGGCTATCTTATATGACATAACAACATTTAACCTAAACAAAGCGGTCTCAAGAAATTTAGATCGTTTCCCGGGAGACTTTATGTTCAGGCTGAATAAAGAGGAATATGATAACTTGATATTCCATTTTGGAATATCAAGTTGGGGAGGGATCAGAAAGCTTCCGAGAGCTTTTACTGAACACGGGATATTGATGTTGTCATCTGTATTAAGGAGCGACCGCGCCATCCTCGTCAACATCGCCATAATGCGCGCCTTTGTAAAGCTCCGGCAGATGGTATCAAATAATAAAGAACTTGTTCACAAGCTGAACGAACTCGAGCGCAAGATCGAGAAGCACGACGAGGATATCATAGCCATATTCAACGCGATAAGGCAGTTGATGAAGGAAGAAATTAAACCTAAGGGGAAGATTGGCTTCTTATAG